In bacterium, the DNA window GTCGCGCCACTTGGCGTTGAGCTTGTTGCCCAGGCCGGTGTCGACGAGGACGTTGCGCCGTTTGGATTGGATCAGATAGCAGTTGACGGCCAGCGGGACCCGCCCCCGCCGGTCCGGCTTGGCGTGCTTCGACCATACGGGCTTGGGGACGATGCCGAAGATGGCGCCGGCGTCGGTCCAGTACACCGCGTCCCGCAACAGGTAAACCTTTACGTCTCCTACCTGGTAGTACGTCACGTTAACCTTCTATCGCCGCCGGCGTCCGGTTGGCCAGCGTGCCGCATGCCGCGTGTACCGCGGCGCCGCGCGGCCGTCGGACCGTAAGCGCCATCGGCCCCCGCGCCACCTCCGCCAGGAACGCGGCCAGCCTTTCTTCGCCCGGCGCCTTGTACGGCGCCCCCGGCCACTCGTTGAACGGGATTACGTTTATCTTGCACGGTATCTGCCGCGTGAAAGCGACCAGCGCCCGGGCGTGGCGGCGGTCGTCGTTTACGCCGTCGCACAGGACGTATTCGAAGGTAAGGCGGCGGCGCGTACGCCGCGCGTAATACTTACAAGCCCGGCCTAGGTCGTCGAGCGGGTAACGGGCGGCCCGCGGCATAAGGCGGTCGTGCGTCTCCTGAATCGCGCTGTTCAACGAGACCGCGAGCTTGACCGACGGCCCCTGGTCCGCCCATTTAACGACCTTGTCGGGGATGCCGACGGTGGATACCGTTATGCGTCGGCTCCCGACGTCGAAGTGTTCCCGCAAAAGGCCCACGGCCTCGGCCACGTTTCCGGAGTTGGCCAACGGCTCGCCCTGGCCCATAAGGACGGCGTTGCGGATGCGCGACCCGGGATGGCGGCTTTGGATGAGGGCGAATTGGGCGAAGATTTCGTAGGCCGTCAGGTCGCGGCGGAACGGGAGGGCCCCGGTGGCGCATATGCGGCAATCGAACTGACAACCCGCCTGGCACGAAAGGCAGGCCGCGTCGTGGTCGCCGCCGGACATGTACACGGCCTCTACCCGGGCGCCGTCCCGCAACTCCAATAAATACTTTACGGTGCCGTCGTCGTCGGCCGCCTCGTCGCGCACGGCGGGCCGGGGGATGTAGAACGCTCGCGCGAGCGATTCGCGGAAGGCCGCCGGCAGGTCCG includes these proteins:
- the rlmN gene encoding 23S rRNA (adenine(2503)-C(2))-methyltransferase RlmN; protein product: MAGDNSRDVTALSGAERAAFVSAAGEPPYRAGQLEQWLFPRAAATFDEMTDLPAAFRESLARAFYIPRPAVRDEAADDDGTVKYLLELRDGARVEAVYMSGGDHDAACLSCQAGCQFDCRICATGALPFRRDLTAYEIFAQFALIQSRHPGSRIRNAVLMGQGEPLANSGNVAEAVGLLREHFDVGSRRITVSTVGIPDKVVKWADQGPSVKLAVSLNSAIQETHDRLMPRAARYPLDDLGRACKYYARRTRRRLTFEYVLCDGVNDDRRHARALVAFTRQIPCKINVIPFNEWPGAPYKAPGEERLAAFLAEVARGPMALTVRRPRGAAVHAACGTLANRTPAAIEG